The genomic segment TACATGGCACAGGCCAAATCAGTATTGCTCAAGTTGAACTCTATTTACACCAGAGATTTGATCTTGGCAAATTATTATAGCAGTGGTCTAATGCGCTTTTTGGCTTTTCTCGGTGATGATGTTGCGGGCAGGGTATATTTAAATGACCTTTTACATCAAGAGGCATCCAATTTATTGTACCTTTGCCGGAAGTTAAGGAGACCGAAAAAAATTCGGCATTTAAACTTATTAATGGTGATTTATCTAAAGTTTTGTTTAATATGTCCAATGGTACTAGGAGAACACTTAACATCTATAATTATTACGACCACCTGAACTATGATGAGGATTTGTTGTGTGATACTATTTCCTCTGTGGATTTTCCAACATCTATTCAACAGGAGATATTGATGAAGAGTTGCGCATTTTTATGAGCGGGATTGAAGCAATTCATACTGTTTTTCCTAGGAGGAGAACTAGATTGTATACGAATAATCGTGTTGATGACTTAAATCAGAGATTTATAAACAACCAGCTGGATGTTATAGGTGACATTAGTTCTTTTCTTTCTTCGTTACCGGCGAACAAGGGGTTTTCCTTTACTTGTATAACCAGTGAGGACCTATTTTCTGCATTTTCGTTCATAAAATCAAATGCCCCTGGAAATAATGGTTTTCCTCTTAAATTCTACAGGATTGTTTTACCTTTCGTTTCTGAGCACTTTCTTCATTTAGTTAACACTCTCATTATGACGACCAGATTCCCCAAAGGAGTGGAAGACTACTAGTATTAATCCTATAAAGAAAAAGTCAATTCCAACGAATATAGACCCATCGCACTTCTTCCTATTTTGTCCAAGGAGGTTGAGTATGTTTTAAAGAAACAGCTCGTTGATTACCTGGAACGTTGCAGATTGCTTTCTGACTCTCAATGTGGTTTCCGGAGTCAGAGGAGCACATCTATGCTACTTTTGGCATTAACTGACCCCATTAGAGAGAATTTTTCTTATGATAAAATATGCTTTCTGCTATCGTTGGATTTGAAAAAGGCTTTCGATCGCGTTGACCACTTTCTCTTGGTCAAAAAACTTCATCGGCTCGGTCTAGATGTTTTGCTCATACCTTTTTGGCAGATCACAATATGTGCAGGTCCATGGGGATCGGTCGAATATTTTGCCAGTAAGAAGCGGAGTCCCTCTGGGCTCCATTCTTGGGTCACTTCTTTTCTTAATTGTTATTAATGACCTCTCTATGACACATTATGTTCGCCCTTTTCTTATGCCGATGATGTGCAGTTGCTGTTCCGGGGTGATATTCATAATATtgatgttctacaagccaagaTTGATTTCGTAACAAGGTCGTTACATAATTGGATGAGTTCCAACAGCTTATCTGTTGATGCTTCTAAGACTAAGACTTTACTTTTCTCTGCTCATCCCGGTATTCAACTGAATTTGACTAATAATGGTAAGGCATTGATTTTGTACATAGTCTGAAATGCTTGGGTGTCATCATTGATGTTATACTCTCATTTGATAACGTAGCTGGTCAAACTAATGCAGCACTTCGCCAGCTATACAACTGTGATCCAATGTTAACACTCCTATTCAAGGAGAGACTTGTGCATGCTTTGATAATGCCGCATATTCTTTATATAATGCCGCATAGCCCTCAGAGGGCTTAAACTTGCAGTAAACCGAGTAGTTGTTATCTGTATTCAGTGCGTCGCTATACCCATATTTCTCCTTATGTTGAGCGATTTTTTGGATGGTCCATCCTAAAGTTTATTGATTTCAATGTCTGATATTTTTCCACAAAATATTCAAAGCGCAATCACCCCGTTTCCTTGTAAGTTTTGGTCGTACGCAACGATATCAGATTATCATTCCTAAGGCCAAAGGTTATGTGAACAAATCATTTCAAATTAGAATTGCCAGATTATAGAACTCTCTTCCTAATAATTTAAAAGATTTCTCGATATCAGATAACACCTATCGAAAAAGAATACTCCGTTTTTTGGCAACACcaataaaatacatttttttatttatgcaaaaatatccattattttcttttattaaattggtaaaaatgttatttgagagaagggTCAACTTACAAATATATTGGTTAATTGGGTTAATAACTACATTAATTGGATCTTTGAGCCCGCTCTGTGCCCCGTAAATCATAAAAAGTCAATCTATTCAAATACCTCGTATTCCTATTTGTGGCCTAAGAGGGCTCCACAATACGTCGCCCACGCCCCCTTAACATAAACTGCCTTAAAAGTCTTCACATTCAAGTTTATTGATAGCACTCCTCTAACTCTTACACTCAAGAcgtctaccctttcattcccctttactccactatgggttggttgttgttgttacaacatgctgctacaacaaccaaattgatgcggattttgcattctcagagaaggcaatAACTCCAAGACAGAGCGTGACTTCACCatctttgttgttatttcaCTATAGGACAACTAACTGTCCATAAAAACGTTCACCGTTCGATGGTGGTCTgcaagattttttaaaatattacgaTATCATgttcagagaaggcgtcaatTGCCTCCTTACACTTTAAATCGTAAAATCTCAATCTGAGTCAACAGCTTGAAAATTGGCTAAAAATTGGAAAGCAGAGTACACTAATGTACTGAAACAACCACATCAATCATCGTAAATATGGCACAAAAAACTGGTCCGGGGTTTGAGAAGCCTATTTGGTTGAAGTGGTTCCAAAATAGGTCTAAGAATAGAAAATtgtcgaaatatatatacttcttaAATTTGTATCgtgtttgacagaaatttcgtACGTACAGTACACTTATGATCTTTACAGCAAAAAATTATGCTGGTGAACTCAGCGCGATTTAACTTGTTTCGTATTCATTTTATTATGATGTTAAACAAGGGTGAAGCCTTTTCACATTAAACATTAGTTTATGAATGGAAAAATAGGCTATTATATATTTGTGaatacaaaaccagtaaggaaaggcaaaaaccgggcggtgccgactttataataccctacacctaccctataggtacaaagtgggagctatatctaattctgaaccaattttgatcgacCCCGCccgatgttttcagatgggttattaaacaattcgtatcacatttcgagcaaatatgttcagactgtaataactacggttcaaaaatgacaacattattgcaaattacccaaaatttcataatgtggtactcgtcgagaaaagcgttgtgcaaaatgttggcaaatgctcttacagtggctctagaagagaaaatcgggtgatatacatatatgacatctatatctaaatctgaaccgatttctataaaactcatctataatgtcgagaaataagagaaaatccttcttgccatatttcgagagaatcgattaacaaatgaccatttgattgcattattactgcaaatcggacgagaatatctatatgagagctgtctaaatcttaaccgatttcgagcaaactttatagacattgtggaagtcgtcgaggaaagcattgtacaaaattttgggaagattggtcaatcgggcgatatatatgtatgagagctatatgtaaatctgaaacaaattccatgaaatttacgagtaatatcgagagtcattaaaaaatccttcctgccttatatcgagagaatcgggtaaaaaaATTCCCTtgttttgcattattactgcaaatcggacgagaaaatGGGATaaaacgatttctatgatattcgcttgtaatgtcgggagtcataagaaaatccttcctgccaaatttcgagaaaatcggttaacaaatgaccattttattgcagtattactgcaaatcggacgatgctatatctaaatctgaacagattttttccaatttcaataagcttcgtctctaggccgaataacatgcccataccaaatttgaagacgatcggatgaaaattgccaaatgaagtttgcacacaaattaacatagacagacggacagatagacagacggacatagctaaatcgaatcagattcgatcggtatgcttatcaatgggtctatctcctccttttgggtgttacaaactaattcactaagttataataccctttaccacagtagtggtgtagggtataaaaatcacattttacCCATTTCTGGTTTATAgacctttttaaaaaaaaggaattacaaAGTTTGGATCCTATttccaacaaaaatttcaaaacgaaccgttaaaaatgcattaaacgGTCCACATTTAGTTGAATGAAGTTAACTGACATAATTTCTGTAGTACAAATAataaatttctacaaaaataacTCTGAAGTTGCTGTCACCATACACCAACATATGCCATTGTTCTTACCTAGATACATACTAAAACTTTTTGTTTCATACTCAACAATTGAATTGTATTGATCTAAAGCGATCTTCGAGCTTGAGTTTGTTTTTAACTTTGTACAGGTTATGAGTCTATGCCAATGCTAGAGGGATCAATTGTTGCTGTCTGTTTACTTCAAAATTAAAaagtgcccatgaacattccgttaaggaacagggacaaacttctcacatagcaatgagtgtTGACCGAATGAAGTaataagctcaatgacaaggggcctcctcttaATAACCGAGTCTGAACGTCGTACCGCAGTGAGAGTACTCTTTAGGGAGAATTTATTGTGTTTATtccaaaattgaattttatattcatGCGCATGGATTCTGCAAGCTTTTCTTCATTAACAATTATTGTGAAATTGATGGTGTTTTACCCGATTGGCAAGAATCATGGCTGACCCAAAATTATTATTCCCAAAGTTGAACTTCCCTATAccgagaaaaaattgaaaacaacttTTTTCAATCATTTTCACCTATTTTAACCTTCTCTATAGCAAATACTTTTACTTTTCTAATCTCTCTACAGcgaattttttggcaaattcTTTTTGTTGAAGTTCGCACAACAAACAGGTGGAACAATAAGAAACTCATTTAATGTTGATTATTAACGCACAAGCAGACaaccacaaaataaaaattttaggcaaatacgTTACATTTGCATTGAGTACTATGCCTAGTTTCTCGTATACATCCAGCAAGGTTTGTGTTTGCTTTACGtgttcaaaaaacaaacaaaacagtggAGTGTAAAATAGtataaatttaaaatactttttgtaGTGGCATGAAGACTGAtcagagtagagtaaaaattgctcGACACTGCAGCCTTGTTGTACCCAAGGCTGCAACAaactttttggggagaagtttttacatgggatAGTAAATCAttaatatcgccagcattaaaagggaataaccactgctgaaaaatttttcggattttctTGCTAGGAGTCAAATCTAGGCGATCATGAGGCAaatcacaggcggacatgctaacctttgcgctacggcaacctcaaatatttgttaaaatttattttacagaAATAGGGATGTTATTGACAGACTGATCTAAGGACAGTGCATGATAAGACGAAGACAATTTTTAGAAGTTAAGTTAtgatttggcaaatttttacttaCCGTCTTTTGTCAAAACCACGATATGACTGGGGGCGGTCTTCTCGCAATCTCCGATCGTCATCATTAACCCTATCCTTTTGTCTTCTTAGATGTATTTCTTCAACTGCCTTTCGTAACTTCGAATATCCCAAATGTTGTTTGCCCATCAAATGGTCCTCAATTCGTTGCTGGGCATCGCCTACAATTAGAAAAGCTCCACAAACTTCGCATACCTCCATTTGTTTTTCCGGTAGGTGGCCTAATTCCACCCAGGCTCTGTTATTTTGTGTCGTCGCATTTGAAGAAGTCTCGTCGTCATCATTCTTGATGTGGGACTCTTTATTGGATTTCTCAATACTATCAGAGTCGATGGCGTTAGAAGTTGGTGATGATGTCGCATCAATATCAGTATCCAAATTCACTGTTTTCTCCTCTGTTTCAGTATTTTCTTGCTGCGACATAAGTACGTCCTTTTCATCCTTAAGCTGCTCGCATAATATCATCAAATCTTTGGCCTGATCGACATCACCTCTTGTGCCAGCTTCCTCTGCTTCTGCCAGTAGTTTCTTAATGCGGGCATTAAGGTTGTTCAATTGTTCGCGCGTACGCGAATAGTGGGATGACGTGGTTTGGTCTTTCTGAATAAGAGCTAGACGTTGTTTGCCTTTGAGAATCTTTCGGTCCACATCGTTAAGCATGGAGTTACAGAAATATAGAAACTCATCCTCATATTGCTTTTTTGTGGCAGAGGGCTTAGCCTTTTCATATTGCCGTTTTGCTTCTTCATCGTGAATTCGATCACAAGGGCCAAGATCAGCCCTTGTATTTACAAACAATTCATGTGGACAAAATTGAACCAGAAAGTACTGACAAAGCTGTATGGGAAGAATGCAAGAATTCGCCAGTTTCCGTGCTAAAATATACAAAAGTACTTACGTCTGGATCCTCCCAACTCACATTctgtaaaagaaaagaaatttataTTTAGTAGTGCGTAGCTATAAATGTGTCTTCTAAAATGATTTCGTGTTATCCTTAGCCAACGAATCTAAAACTTTATGCGTTAGTTACTCTAATAAACATATAAACAAAACTGTACAGTGGGAGGCAAAACCGAGTGGATGTTTCACTTTTGCATTTatttcgaatattaaaaatttaaaatagagCAAAATCTTAGTGTATTGACTAATAGCCTGTTTGTCTATATCGAAACGAATTTTTGCGTCTAATTCAAGAGATCGCCTAAACGGCAATTTGAGCAAAACAGGAAGTATTTTGATGTGTAGATAGATTCGTCAGTGTCAAAAAGGCAAATAACTCTTTGGAAGTaaatatcgaaatattcgttcgCCTGAGACTATTTTTCGACATCGACATACAGGCTATTAAAGTAAAGTTCGAGGCATTGAGTTTTAATCAATACACTTAGATCTACCCACACAAGCCGAGTAGTAAAAACAACATTAATAATGAtcaaaatcaaaaactttttgtaGTCGAATActgtataaaaataatagaaaagtCCCTGCAAAACATAGTAAATAAAATTGGCACATGCACTCAGTTTTGATACTTAGTTAGCATGTGTTGTCATGTCTTCCATCAATTTCAGAGTTATCtgttacaaaaaattattttaatagatgaaattttattaatttttttttgcatttcaaaGGGACCATCCGAACtttgtaattaatttttttccacattaaaattgtttttgataaACATATTATATAAATGTGATTTCCCCGACTAGAGACATGTTTTTGCGCAATGCATGAGTTTTCAAGCGATAAACTAACATATGATGCGACATTATATTATAACCGAATCGCATGTTTAACATAATATTTGCTTTATGGGTAAGTTTGGATCGTAAGGGCATAGTGTGTTAAGAGTATTTCTTTCGAAATGAttgacaattaaaaaattatgacaaataacgcaatATATGGAGCCTTTTAAAGTTTTGTTATGCCAGA from the Stomoxys calcitrans chromosome 1, idStoCalc2.1, whole genome shotgun sequence genome contains:
- the LOC106095840 gene encoding luc7-like protein 3; the encoded protein is MVDAARQMLDELMGRNRNLHPSEAPKNVSWEDPDLCQYFLVQFCPHELFVNTRADLGPCDRIHDEEAKRQYEKAKPSATKKQYEDEFLYFCNSMLNDVDRKILKGKQRLALIQKDQTTSSHYSRTREQLNNLNARIKKLLAEAEEAGTRGDVDQAKDLMILCEQLKDEKDVLMSQQENTETEEKTVNLDTDIDATSSPTSNAIDSDSIEKSNKESHIKNDDDETSSNATTQNNRAWVELGHLPEKQMEVCEVCGAFLIVGDAQQRIEDHLMGKQHLGYSKLRKAVEEIHLRRQKDRVNDDDRRLREDRPQSYRGFDKRRERDVDRDRRSRHESDRHRRHHKSHRRRSHSRHRHDHHDDRRYSRSRSRSHY